The Deinococcus ruber DNA window ATCGGCCCCGGCAACGGCGACCCGTCTCAGGGCGTGTTGAAGATCAACGACGTGCGCTACACCGTCGATCAGCAGCCTTATCTGAAGTCGCTGTCGCAGGGGCAGTCGAGCTTCACCATCGCCAGCATCGAACTGCCGGAAAAGCTGGGCGGCCTCAAGACCCTGAACGTGACCACCCGCACCGGCCCCCAGGGCGCGAATCTGGAGAGCAGCACCCAGGCGAGCGTGGCCGAAATCGCGTATCAGGACACCAAGTTCAGCCAGCTCCTGCTGAAACTCAGCGCCACGCAGCTGAACAGCGCCGCGCTGGAATCGCTGATCGCGGTGTTTCAGCAGCCCGACTATCAGAAGATGTTGCAGAGCGGAGAAACTGTGAGCGACCAGACCTACCGCAAGCTGTGGGCCGATGCCAAACCCAGCCTCGGCAAGCTGCTGGCGGGCAATCCCAAACTGGCTATCGACGAGGTTTCGGTGCAGACGCCCGATGGCCCGCTGAAACTGAACCTGGGAGCGCAGATCGTGGACGGGCAGAGCATCGATCTCAGCAGCTTCGACAGCAGTTTTGATGCCGGGGCCAGCGACCAGAGCGCCGAGAAGGCGATGGGCCTGCTGCAAAATCTGAAACTGACCGCCGACATCGAGGGCAAAGAGCAGGTGATCGCCGGACTGCTGAGCAGCAGCGGCAACGACACCGCACAGAGCATCGCGCAGTCGATTGACCCGCTGATCGAACAGGGCATGATTACCCGCAGCGGCGACACCCTGAAAACGCATCTGGAATTCAGCAAGGGCGCGGCGACCATCAACGGCAAGCCTTTTCAGTGAACCCGGCTGAAGCGGGCCGCGCCCTGCTGCTGGACGTAGACGGCGTGCTGGTGCTGCCGCCACAGATGTTTGGCTCGGCACTGATGACGCGGCACCCGGAGACGGTACGGGCCTTTTTCGCCGGGCCGTTTCTGGAAGCCAGCACCGGGCGGGCAGACCTACGCGACCTGCTCCCGCCCCTGCTGCAACAGATCGGCTACGCGGGCACCCTCGACGACTTTCTGAACGAGTGGTTCGGCAGCGAGAACCACCCGAACACGCCGCTGCTGGAAGCCCTGAAGGACCTGCGGCGGGCAGGCTGGCCCATCTTCCTGGCGACCAATCAGGAGCGACACCGCCTGAAGTACCTGCTGGACGACATGAAGCTGGGGCAGATGACGGACGGTGAATTTTCCAGTGCCAGCGTGGGGCAGCGCAAACCCCACCCGGCCTACTTCGCGCAGGTGGCGGCAGCACTGGGGATTCCAGCCGCCCGCATCGTCTTCTGGGACGACGTGGCCGAGAATGTGGAGGCCGCCAGAACAGCAGGCTGGACAGCTCACCTGTACGAAAGCGTGGCGCAGTTCCAGCAGGTCATGGAGGCAACCAGCGTTCAGAGCCGCTGACAAAAACGGCGTCAGAACCGCTATTCCCGGCTGCCCTCTCCCCTGCCCTTTTCGGCCTGGGCCACCGCCACGTGCGCCCGCAGCAGTTCGGCCACGCTCCACGCCTGGAAGGAGCAACCGCCGGGAAGTAGCGTGCTGCCGCTGAACACCTCGCTGACCGACCCCAGCCCGGCGTCCCACAGGTGCGCTATCAGACCGTCCAGAGCGGCCCTCGCATCGGCCACCCGGCCCCGTTTCAGCAGCAGGTCGGTGTACGCGGCCAGCGGCCAGGGCCAGACGGTGCCCTGATGGTAGGCCGCGTCCCGCACGAGCTGAGAGCCGCCGTAATTGCCCAGATAGCGCGGATCGCTGAGGGCGAGCGTTCGCAGGCCCAGGGGCGTCAGCAGTTCGCGCCCGGCGGTCAGCAGCGCGGCATCGAGCTGAGCGGGCACGGCGGGTGTGTCGGGCAGCGCCAGGGCCAGCAGAGCATTCGGGCGCACCGAGGCGTCTGGAGTACCGTCTGCCGCCAGCACGTCGTAAAAGTGCTGGTCATCGGGGTTCCACAGTTGCATGAAGGCGGCGCGTGCCCGCAGCAGCAGCGCGGCAAAGGCGGGCGGCTGGCCCAGCGCCTCACTCATACGGCTCTCGACGTTCAGGGCGGCCAGCCACAGCGCCTGAATCTCGACGGGCTTGCCGTGCCGGGGCGTCACCACCCAGTCGTGAATCTTCACGTCCATCCAGGTCAGCTGCACGCCCGCTGCACCCGCCAGCAGCAGCCCGTCCTGCGGATCGGCGCGGATGCCGTGATCGGTGCCGTCCAGATGATGCCGGATGATGCCGCGCACCGTCTCCAGATGCGTCTGGGCAAACTCGCGGTCGCCGCTGAGGCGCACGTAGCGTTCGAGCGCCGTGATCAGCCACAGTGCGCCGTCCACGGTGTTGTACTCTGCGCCGCTGCCGTCGTCGTGGAAGTTGTTGGGGGTCAGGCCGCGCCGCAGACTGCCCAGATACGTGCTCAGCAGGGCGCGGGCGTCATCCAGGCGGCCTGTCAGCAGGGTCAGGCCGGTCAGGGCGATCATGCTGTCGCGGCCCCAGTCGGCAAACCACGGATACCCCGCGATCACGCTGACGGCCTGTGTGGACTGACGGTATACCAGAAAGCTGTCGGCGCTGAGGGCGAGCGTGGCCGTTACGCTGTCCTGCACGCCACAGACCGAGAAGGCCCGCAGAACCAACAGGCGGCGGCGCTCGATCTCTTCGGCGTAGGCGTTCCAGGGGTTGCCCACGTTGCCCGGATCACCCACCACCAGCGCCAGCCGGTGTCGGCCCGCTGGCAGGTG harbors:
- a CDS encoding YdgA family protein, producing MTLPHDSQNGPTPPAPRRPAGRRWLIGGVTVVLLLGVAWAGSTMYAAGQAQNFSNDTAKTIDTALKTNKLGSVEKHVYTRGLTESTDDLYIVLSDKLAPYHLHVRNHIKHGPLPGFQAVAQAVIDSEIIWDAKTQAAIDKALGGKKPVIHTVVGLGGTTDTTFMVPAGQYADSDVKGTWTALNAHFQTNNGGRGLSGSLIWPSGVIGPGNGDPSQGVLKINDVRYTVDQQPYLKSLSQGQSSFTIASIELPEKLGGLKTLNVTTRTGPQGANLESSTQASVAEIAYQDTKFSQLLLKLSATQLNSAALESLIAVFQQPDYQKMLQSGETVSDQTYRKLWADAKPSLGKLLAGNPKLAIDEVSVQTPDGPLKLNLGAQIVDGQSIDLSSFDSSFDAGASDQSAEKAMGLLQNLKLTADIEGKEQVIAGLLSSSGNDTAQSIAQSIDPLIEQGMITRSGDTLKTHLEFSKGAATINGKPFQ
- a CDS encoding amylo-alpha-1,6-glucosidase; amino-acid sequence: MTVPPPFLGTPIPVAPVPMFSRRLSPQDARDLGREVLLTDGLGGFAMSSPAGVPTRCYSGLARSLTPPVQRHLMFISPLETLDVAGHRSELHAFEVAPGTVEGDGLNLLSHVELNDLIPTRVQLAGGVRVQRTWFMPRHTGSLVLLYDIDTPQDATLMLGALLTHRDMHHVCAHTPGLEFLPGGLEMSVSGLGPDAHSVALRLYPPEASRIQALVPRPAPQRVHFRLDTARGAPDTERAVRTGLWALHLPAGRHRLALVVGDPGNVGNPWNAYAEEIERRRLLVLRAFSVCGVQDSVTATLALSADSFLVYRQSTQAVSVIAGYPWFADWGRDSMIALTGLTLLTGRLDDARALLSTYLGSLRRGLTPNNFHDDGSGAEYNTVDGALWLITALERYVRLSGDREFAQTHLETVRGIIRHHLDGTDHGIRADPQDGLLLAGAAGVQLTWMDVKIHDWVVTPRHGKPVEIQALWLAALNVESRMSEALGQPPAFAALLLRARAAFMQLWNPDDQHFYDVLAADGTPDASVRPNALLALALPDTPAVPAQLDAALLTAGRELLTPLGLRTLALSDPRYLGNYGGSQLVRDAAYHQGTVWPWPLAAYTDLLLKRGRVADARAALDGLIAHLWDAGLGSVSEVFSGSTLLPGGCSFQAWSVAELLRAHVAVAQAEKGRGEGSRE
- a CDS encoding HAD-IA family hydrolase — encoded protein: MNPAEAGRALLLDVDGVLVLPPQMFGSALMTRHPETVRAFFAGPFLEASTGRADLRDLLPPLLQQIGYAGTLDDFLNEWFGSENHPNTPLLEALKDLRRAGWPIFLATNQERHRLKYLLDDMKLGQMTDGEFSSASVGQRKPHPAYFAQVAAALGIPAARIVFWDDVAENVEAARTAGWTAHLYESVAQFQQVMEATSVQSR